From the Musa acuminata AAA Group cultivar baxijiao chromosome BXJ1-2, Cavendish_Baxijiao_AAA, whole genome shotgun sequence genome, one window contains:
- the LOC103974027 gene encoding cellulose synthase-like protein D4 — translation MASAPLNPSKKSIRSPGGGGSQNNRNASGQTVKFARRTSSGRYVSLSREDMDMSGELSGDYMNYTVHIPPTPDNQPMDGPAEAASVAVKAEEQYVSNSLFTGGFNSVTRAHLMDKVIDSEVMHPQMAGAKGSSCAMQACDGKVMRDERGEDIDPCECRFKICRDCYLDAQKDGGTCPGCKEPYKIGEYEDDVPDFRTGALSLPAPANAKTTADNRMSVMKSNKSLLMRSQTGEFDHNRWLFESKGTYGYGNAYWPKDGMYDDDLEEGMADGIPENMDKPWKPLTRKIPMPAGIISPYRLLIVVRLVALGFFLVWRVKHPNEEAMWLWGMSIVCEIWFAFSWILDVIPKLHPINRATDLSVLKEKFDMPSPSNPSGRSDLPGMDVFVSTADPEKEPPLVTANTILSILAANYPVEKLACYISDDGGALLTFEAMAEAASFANIWVPFCRKHDIEPRNPDSYFSLKGDPTKNKRRSDFVKDRRKVKREYDEFKVRINGLPDSIRRRSDAFNAREEMKAIKHIRESGGDPTEPIKVTKATWMADGTHWPGSWATSAPEHARGDHASILQVMLKPPSADPLYGLPDEDQTMDFTDVDIRLPMLVYMSREKRRGYDHNKKAGAMNALVRSSAVMSNGPFILNLDCDHYINNADAMREGMCFMLDRGGDRICYIQFPQRFEGIDPSDRYANHNTVFFDGNMRALDGVQGPVYVGTGCLFRRFALYGFDPPRATEYTGLFTKKEKKSTYSKETDSDTQSLRAEDFDTDLDPALLPKRFGNSAALSESIPVAEFQGRPLADHPGIKHGRPPGALRVPRPPLDPATVAEAVSVISCWYEDKTEWGDRVGWIYGSVTEDVVTGYRMHNRGWRSVYCITKRDAFRGSAPINLTDRLHQVLRWATGSVEIFFSRNNALLASRRLKLLQRIAYLNVGIYPFTSIFLLVYCFLPALSLFSGYFIVQTLNVTFLVYLLTITLTLIGLAILEVKWSGVGLEEWWRNEQFWLISGTSAHLYAVVQGLLKVVAGIEISFTLTTKSTAEDEEDIYADLYLVKWTSLMIPPITIMMVNIIAIAFGFAKTIYSEVPKWSKLMGGAFFSFWVLAHLYPFAKGLMGRRGKTPTIVFVWSGLIAITISLLWIAISPPKEGEGSTATSTFQFP, via the exons ATGGCGTCCGCACCGCTCAATCCGTCCAAGAAGTCgatccgcagcccaggcggtggtGGGTCTCAAAACAACCGCAATGCCAGTGGGCAAACGGTCAAGTTCGCGAGGAGGACGTCGAGCGGCCGCTACGTTAGCCTCTCCAGGGAGGACATGGACATGTCGGGGGAGCTCTCCGGGGACTACATGAACTACACGGTGCACATACCCCCGACACCCGACAACCAACCCATGGATGGACCCGCCGAGGCCGCGTCGGTGGCGGTCAAGGCGGAGGAGCAGTACGTCTCCAACTCGCTCTTCACCGGGGGTTTTAACAGCGTCACCAGGGCGCATCTCATGGACAAGGTCATCGACTCCGAGGTGATGCACCCCCAGATGGCGGGCGCCAAGGGCTCATCCTGTGCCATGCAGGCCTGCGATGGCAAGGTCATGCGGGACGAGCGCGGAGAAGACATCGACCCGTGCGAATGCAG GTTTAAGATTTGCAGGGACTGCTACTTGGACGCTCAAAAGGATGGGGGGACGTGCCCGGGTTGCAAGGAGCCATACAAGATAGGGGAGTACGAGGACGATGTGCCGGACTTCCGCACCGGCGCTCTCTCCCTTCCGGCGCCGGCCAACGCCAAGACGACAGCTGACAACCGCATGTCGGTAATGAAGTCGAACAAGTCCCTGCTGATGCGCAGCCAGACCGGGGAGTTCGACCACAACCGGTGGTTGTTCGAAAGCAAAGGGACGTACGGCTATGGGAACGCCTATTGGCCCAAAGACGGCATGTACGATGATGATCTCGAGGAGGGCATGGCGGACGGCATCCCGGAAAACATGGATAAGCCCTGGAAACCCCTGACTCGGAAGATCCCGATGCCTGCCGGAATCATCAGCCCTTACAG GCTTCTCATAGTTGTGCGGCTGGTTGCTCTGGGTTTCTTCCTGGTATGGAGGGTGAAGCATCCGAACGAGGAGGCCATGTGGCTGTGGGGCATGTCCATAGTCTGTGAGATCTGGTTTGCCTTCTCCTGGATCCTCGACGTGATCCCCAAGCTCCACCCGATCAATCGGGCGACCGACCTCTCGGTGCTCAAGGAGAAGTTCGATATGCCATCCCCCTCCAATCCGTCGGGACGCTCTGACCTTCCCGGCATGGACGTCTTCGTCTCCACCGCCGATCCCGAGAAAGAGCCACCGCTCGTCACGGCTAACACTATCCTGTCAATCCTGGCCGCCAATTATCCGGTGGAGAAGTTAGCGTGCTACATATCTGATGATGGTGGCGCTCTGCTCACTTTCGAGGCGATGGCGGAGGCCGCGAGCTTCGCCAATATTTGGGTCCCCTTCTGTCGCAAGCATGACATCGAGCCGAGGAACCCCGACAGCTACTTCAGCTTGAAGGGGGACCCGACCAAGAACAAGAGGCGGTCGGACTTCGTGAAGGACCGGAGGAAAGTGAAGCGGGAGTATGACGAGTTCAAGGTGAGGATCAACGGGTTGCCCGATTCCATCAGGAGGAGGTCGGACGCATTCAATGCTCGGGAGGAAATGAAGGCGATCAAGCACATCAGGGAGAGTGGTGGCGACCCGACGGAGCCGATAAAGGTCACCAAGGCGACGTGGATGGCCGATGGGACGCATTGGCCGGGGAGTTGGGCCACCTCCGCCCCTGAGCATGCCAGAGGAGATCACGCGAGCATCCTCCAG GTGATGCTGAAGCCGCCCTCGGCGGATCCGCTTTACGGGCTGCCGGACGAGGACCAGACGATGGACTTCACGGACGTGGACATCCGACTGCCGATGCTGGTGTACATGTCGCGCGAGAAGCGGCGGGGGTACGACCACAACAAGAAGGCCGGGGCCATGAACGCGCTGGTGCGGTCGTCGGCCGTCATGTCGAACGGCCCCTTCATCCTCAACCTTGACTGCGACCACTACATCAACAACGCCGACGCCATGCGCGAGGGCATGTGCTTCATGTTGGACCGAGGTGGTGACCGCATCTGCTACATCCAGTTCCCCCAGAGGTTCGAGGGCATCGACCCCTCCGACCGCTACGCCAACCACAACACCGTCTTCTTCGATGGCAACATGCGCGCCCTGGACGGCGTGCAG GGTCCGGTTTATGTGGGGACCGGTTGCTTGTTCCGGCGATTTGCGCTGTATGGATTCGACCCTCCCCGGGCGACCGAGTACACCGGGCTGTTcacgaagaaggagaagaagagcacGTACAGCAAAGAGACGGACTCGGACACGCAGTCGCTCAGGGCAGAAGACTTCGACACCGATCTCGACCCGGCGCTGCTGCCCAAGCGGTTTGGCAACTCCGCAGCGCTGTCCGAGTCGATACCCGTGGCCGAGTTCCAGGGCCGCCCCCTGGCCGACCACCCTGGGATCAAGCATGGCCGCCCTCCCGGTGCTCTCAGGGTCCCGCGACCCCCCCTCGATCCCGCCACCGTCGCTGAGGCCGTCTCTGTCATCTCTTGTTG GTACGAGGACAAGACGGAGTGGGGCGACCGCGTGGGTTGGATCTACGGGTCGGTGACGGAGGACGTGGTGACAGGGTACAGGATGCACAACAGGGGGTGGCGCTCGGTGTACTGCATCACCAAGCGCGACGCCTTCCGGGGGTCGGCGCCCATCAACCTGACGGACCGGCTCCACCAGGTGCTCCGCTGGGCCACCGGCTCCGTGGAGATCTTCTTCTCCCGCAACAACGCCCTGCTGGCGTCACGGCGTCTGAAGCTGCTGCAGCGCATCGCCTACCTCAACGTCGGCATCTACCCCTTCACCTCCATCTTCCTCCTCGTCTACTGCTTCCTCCCGGCCCTTTCCCTCTTCTCGGGCTACTTCATCGTCCAGACCCTCAACGTCACCTTCCTCGTCTACCTGCTCACCATCACCCTCACCCTCATCGGCCTGGCCATCCTTGAGGTCAAGTGGTCCGGCGTGGGCCTCGAAGAGTGGTGGCGCAACGAGCAGTTCTGGCTCATCTCCGGCACCAGCGCCCACCTGTACGCGGTGGTCCAGGGGCTCCTCAAGGTCGTGGCCGGGATcgagatctccttcaccctcaccACCAAGTCCACggcggaggacgaggaggacaTCTACGCCGACCTGTACCTCGTCAAGTGGACGTCCCTCATGATCCCACCCATCACCATCATGATGGTGAACATCATCGCCATCGCCTTCGGCTTCGCCAAGACCATCTACAGCGAGGTCCCCAAGTGGAGCAAGCTGATGGGCGGTGCCTTCTTCAGCTTCTGGGTGCTGGCTCACCTCTACCCCTTCGCCAAGGGCCTCATGGGCAGGCGCGGCAAGACTCCCACCATCGTCTTCGTCTGGTCCGGCCTCATCGCCATCACCATCTCACTCCTCTGGATCGCCATCAGCCCTCCCAAGGAAGGCGAAGGCTCCACCGCCACCAGCACCTTCCAGTTCCcataa